One genomic window of Arachis stenosperma cultivar V10309 chromosome 10, arast.V10309.gnm1.PFL2, whole genome shotgun sequence includes the following:
- the LOC130956473 gene encoding uncharacterized protein LOC130956473 — MWNFASNCIAGSVRQKNDSTKPTHSASECSDDENSVVGREEGLECPICWESFNIVENVPYVLWCGHTLCKNCILGLQWAVVKFPTLPIQLPLFISCPWCNLLSFRLVYQGNIKFPRKNYFLLWMVESMNGDRGKSHSNCGGDNQQHWPIKDNLTMGSYVSHGNARRSQVHHPETSGSGPYHGNTGDYLSMERLHASLRKSLVFVVQLTAKFPLVIIFLLIILYAIPASAAILALYILVTILFALPSFLILYFSYPSLDWLIREIVT; from the coding sequence ATGTGGAACTTTGCTTCAAACTGTATTGCTGGAAGTGTGCGGCAGAAAAATGATTCCACAAAGCCAACTCATTCTGCATCGGAATGTTCTGATGATGAGAATTCGGTTGTTGGGAGAGAAGAAGGGTTGGAATGCCCAATATGCTGGGAATCTTTCAACATTGTTGAAAATGTGCCCTATGTATTGTGGTGTGGCCACACCCTTTGTAAAAATTGTATCCTGGGACTGCAATGGGCTGTTGTGAAGTTCCCAACGCTGCCAATTCAACTTCCTCTCTTTATCTCCTGCCCGTGGTGCAACCTTCTATCTTTCCGTCTGGTTTATCAAGGGAATATTAAATTCCCTCGCAAGAACTACTTTCTTCTTTGGATGGTTGAGAGCATGAATGGTGATAGAGGGAAATCGCACTCAAATTGTGGTGGTGATAATCAACAACATTGGCCAATTAAAGACAATTTAACCATGGGAAGCTATGTAAGCCATGGAAATGCCCGGAGGAGCCAAGTTCACCACCCAGAGACATCTGGTTCTGGCCCTTATCATGGCAATACCGGCGACTATCTCAGTATGGAAAGGCTGCATGCTTCTCTTCGGAAGTCGCTGGTTTTTGTTGTCCAATTGACAGCTAAGTTCCCATTGGTCATTATATTTCTTTTGATCATCTTATATGCGATACCAGCTAGTGCTGCCATCTTGGCTCTGTATATACTAGTTACGATTCTCTTTGCTCTCCCGTCATTTCTCATCTTATACTTCTCATATCCTAGTTTGGATTGGCTTATCAGAGAAATTGTCACTTGA
- the LOC130954803 gene encoding uncharacterized protein LOC130954803 — MVAATIAVSSPKSTILQNPIYLGDSSSSFYRGSLKGLFLHHVKPSQQQQQRRELTNLVVASTATPTSTVTKSNSNGSSGRFYFNFTGFPFPLGPFLNRRTIRTEAVKGCIWLFEQEQALGFSSVSTNIRMTVIKLKSGGLWIHAPIAPTDECIQLIKELGAPVEYIILPTFAYEHKIFVGPFSRKFPRAQVWVAPRQWSWPLNLPLEFLGIFRAKTLKDEDSSAPWAGEIEQKVLSSPEVGIGPYVEVAFYHKPSRTLLVTDAVIFVPRQPPECISKESLLASAKNGLAVKILSKGKEVPNEPVVDNKTNRQKGWERMVLQILFLGPSNLLEPNASFAQMSQKLIVSPIVKTLVFSKVPEKVREWVDRISRDWRFKRIIPAHFAAPINASRSDFRAAFAFLDEFLVDTNPTWPSLSLLFSSVMGKAASYFPPDDMRTLSSLDQFLVSVGAVKKTVSGRKR; from the exons ATGGTGGCAGCCACCATTGCTGTCTCTTCTCCGAAATCAACCATTTTGCAGAACCCCATCTACCTTGGAGACTCAAGTTCAAGTTTTTATAGAGGATCTTTGAAGGGTCTATTCTTGCATCATGTGAAACCAagccaacaacaacaacaaagaagagagTTAACcaatttggttgtggcttccACAGCCACCCCTACTAGTACTGTAACAAAAAGCAACAGTAATGGAAGTAGTGGCAGGTTTTACTTCAACTTCACTGGCTTCCCTTTCCCACTTGGTCCATTCCTCAACAGGCGCACTATTAGGACTGAG GCTGTGAAGGGTTGTATATGGCTATTTGAACAAGAGCAGGCATTAGGCTTCAGCAGTGTTTCCACAAACATAAGAATGACGGTTATCAAACTCAAATCTGGTGGCTTATGGATCCATGCACCAATAGCTCCAACTGATGAATGTATTCAG CTCATTAAGGAATTGGGAGCTCCAGTTGAATATATTATCCTCCCTACTTTTGCTTATGAACACAAAATATTTGTTGGTCCGTTTTCTCGGAAATTCCCCCGTGCTCAGGTATGGGTGGCGCCGAGGCAATGGAGTTGGCCGTTGAACTTGCCACTGgaattcttgggcatttttcGTGCTAAAACATTGAAAGACGAGGATTCATCCGCTCCTTGGGCTGGTGAAATAGAGCAAAAAGTTCTAAGCTCACCAGAAGTTG GAATTGGTCCTTACGTCGAAGTAGCTTTCTATCACAAGCCTTCAAGAACACTATTGGTGACAGATGCTGTTATTTTCGTTCCGAGACAGCCACCGGAGTGTATAAGCAAAGAATCACTGTTAGCATCTGCTAAAAATGGTTTGGCTGTAAAAATTCTTAGTAAAGGGAAAGAGGTACCGAACGAACCCGTAGTTGACAACAAGACGAACAGGCAAAAAG GATGGGAAAGAATGGTTCTACAAATCTTGTTTCTTGGTCCATCGAATCTTTTAGAACCTAATGCTAGCTTTGCACAGATGTCGCAGAAACTGATTGTTTCACCAATTGTGAAGACACTGGTCTTCAGCAAAGTTCCTGAAAAG GTTAGAGAGTGGGTTGATAGAATCTCGCGAGATTGGAGGTTCAAGAGAATTATCCCTGCTCATTTTGCAGCTCCAATAAATGCAAGCCGGTCCGATTTCCGGGCGGCGTTCGCATTCTTGGACGAGTTCTTGGTCGATACCAACCCCACTTGGCCATCACTTTCCCTTCTATTCTCTTCAGTCATGGGAAAAGCTGCCAGCTATTTCCCTCCGGACGACATGAGGACCTTATCGTCCCTCGATCAGTTCTTAGTTTCGGTTGGGGCTGTGAAGAAAACCGTTTCGGGCCGGAAACGGTGA
- the LOC130957663 gene encoding putative pentatricopeptide repeat-containing protein At1g12700, mitochondrial, producing MLSSSTSRITFIFRYSLLQIPNFVSFPSSSSSISSLHSHSEPPSTRQVDEAVDSFTRMLSMRRTPSIIQFNKILGSLSKTKHFHAAVSLFQQLQARGIAPDLFTLSIVINCCCGMGRMTLAFSVLAKIFRMDYQPDTITLNTLVKGLCLCGNVEKALHFHDRVLAHGFQFNQVTYGTLINGLCKTGHTSAAIQVLRKIPQYGIAPDVFIYSAIIDSLCKDTLVSQAFHLFSEMLAKGISPDVVTYSSLIFGLCLVGQYKEAIDLLSDMVLRNITPNVRTYSILIDGLCKEGKIKDAKSVLAVMAKHGVKPDVVTYNSLMDGYCLVNQVNKAKYIFNTMAQIRVSPNVQSYSIMINGFCKSKMVNEALNLFEEMRHKNLVPDTVTYNTLIDGLSKSKRISCALELLVKMHERGPPADVVTYSSLLDGMFKNQQVDKALMLFKQMKESGIDPNICTYNVLIDGLCKGGRLVVAKEIFQDLSVKGYPPNVRTYTIMINGLCRERLFEEALALLSEMEHNGCLPNAVTFETVIRALFEKDENDMAEKFLREMVARGLLN from the coding sequence ATGTTGTCATCCTCAACCTCAAGGATAACTTTCATTTTTAGGTATTCTCTTCTCCAAATCCCTAATTTTGTATCCTTCccttcctcttcatcttcaatCTCATCCCTTCACTCTCATTCTGAGCCCCCATCCACTCGCCAAGTTGATGAAGCTGTTGATTCCTTCACTCGCATGCTCTCTATGCGTCGTACTCCTTCCATCATCCAATTTAACAAGATTTTGGGATCTCTTTCCAAGACGAAGCATTTCCACGCCGCCGTTTCCCTTTTTCAGCAATTGCAAGCCAGAGGAATCGCTCCCGACTTATTTACTTTGAGCATCGTAATTAATTGTTGTTGCGGCATGGGTCGTATGACGCTTGCTTTCTCTGTATTGGCCAAGATTTTCAGAATGGATTATCAACCTGATACCATAACATTGAATACACTCGTTAAAGGTCTCTGTCTCTGTGGTAATGTTGAAAAAGCACTGCACTTTCATGACAGAGTGCTGGCTCATGGATTTCAGTTTAATCAAGTCACTTATGGGACCTTGATCAATGGGCTCTGTAAGACCGGACACACATCAGCTGCTATTCAAGTGTTGAGAAAGATCCCACAGTATGGGATTGCTCCTGATGTCTTCATCTACAGCGCAATTATTGATAGCCTCTGCAAGGATACACTTGTAAGTCAGgcttttcatttattttctgaAATGCTTGCTAAGGGAATTTCTCCTGATGTTGTCACATACAGTTCTCTCATTTTTGGATTGTGTCTTGTGGGTCAATATAAGGAAGCCATTGATTTGTTAAGTGATATGGTGCTTAGAAACATTACTCCAAATGTTCGTACGTATAGTATTTTGATCGATGGGCTATGCAAGGAAGGAAAGATCAAAGATGCTAAGAGTGTATTGGCTGTAATGGCAAAACATGGTGTGAAACCAGATGTGGTTACTTATAACAGCTTAATGGATGGATATTGTTTGGTTAACCAGGTAAATAAGGCAAAATATATATTCAACACAATGGCCCAAATTAGAGTGTCACCCAATGTTCAAAGTTACAGTATCATGATTAATGGCTTCTGCAAAAGTAAAATGGTCAATGAAGCCTTGAATCTCTTCGAAGAAATGCGTCACAAGAACTTGGTTCCAGACACAGTAACTTACAACACTCTTATTGATGGCTTGAGCAAATCGAAGAGAATCTCTTGTGCTTTGGAGCTTCTTGTCAAGATGCACGAAAGAGGTCCACCTGCTGATGTAGTCACTTACAGTTCCTTGTTGGATGGGATGTTCAAAAACCAACAAGTTGACAAGGCACTTATGTTATTCAAGCAAATGAAAGAGAGTGGCATTGATCCAAATATATGCACGTACAATGTACTTATTGATGGCCTATGcaaaggtggaagacttgtagTTGCGAAAGAGATTTTTCAAGATCTTTCTGTGAAAGGCTATCCTCCAAATGTGAGGACATACACTATTATGATCAATGGGCTCTGCAGAGAGCGCTTGTTTGAAGAAGCATTGGCCCTGCTGTCGGAAATGGAACACAATGGTTGCTTACCAAATGCTGTGACTTTTGAAACTGTTATTCGTGCtttgtttgaaaaagatgagaacGACATGGCGGAGAAATTTCTTCGGGAAATGGTTGCTAGAGGCTTattaaattga